Below is a genomic region from Deltaproteobacteria bacterium.
CGGCGATGACCGAACGCGTGAGAAGTAGCGGGCCCGCGACCAGGATGGCGACGATCGCGCGGCCGAATCGGCGCATTCACTTGCAGCCGCAACCTGCCGCCGCGCCGCCGATCGCCGCGAGGCCCGCTTCGCGGGTTTCGAGCATCTTCATTTCATAGAGGCCCGCGAGATCCGACTCGTCGAGTGTCAGGATGGGATCGGCGAGCGCGGCGCGTTCGTACGGGGCCACGACGGCGCAGCCCGCGCCGAGCGCGAGTGCGACAAAAACGGCGAGTGCCGCGAGGAAGCGTAACCTGTTGTTCATGGCTCCCGTCTTACCATCCGCAAACCGCCGTGAAAAGCCCGTCCGCGCCCTACAAATGGATCGGCAGGAACACGTAGCGCGCGAGGAAGATCGCCATGAGCCCCCAAACGAGCCCCGGCACCTCCTTCGCCTTGCCTGCCGCCGCCTTGAGCAGCGGGTAGCTGATGAATCCGATCGCGAAACCGTGGCTGATGGAGAACGTCAGCGGCATGGTCAGCACGGTCAGAAACGCCGGGCCGCCCTCGGTGATGTCGTTCCAGTCGATGTGGCGGATCGACGACATCATCAGAAAGCCCACCGTGATGAGCGCGGGGGCCGTCACCGGCCGCAGGAAGATCTCCGGGTTCAGCGACGAGGGGACCGACGCGCCGAACATTTTGACCAGCGGCGTGAAAAACATCGCGACGAGGAAAAGCGCGGCGGTAACAAGGCTCGCGAAGCCCGTGCGCCCGCCCTCGGCGACGCCCGCGGCGGACTCGATGTAGCTCGTCACCGTGCTCGTTCCGGTCGTCGCCCCGACGATGGTGCCGATGGCATCCGCGGCGAGAGCCTGCGTCGCGCGGGGGAGTTTGCCGTCCACGAGCATGCCGCCTTTTTGTCCGACGCCGATGAGCGTGCCGATCGTGTCGAACATGTCGAAGAAGAGCAGCATCAGGATCGGCGTAATGAAGTAGAACGAAAACGCGTGGCCGAGATCCATCTGAAAGAACGCGGTGGGCTGCGGCGGGGCGCTGATGACGCCCTCGAAATGCACGATGCCGAAAGGGATGCCGAGCAGGCCCGTCGCCACGAGGCCGATGAGGATCGAGCCGCGCACGCGCATCGCCATGAGGCCGAGCGTGATCGCGAGTCCGATGATCGC
It encodes:
- a CDS encoding DUF4266 domain-containing protein, encoding MNNRLRFLAALAVFVALALGAGCAVVAPYERAALADPILTLDESDLAGLYEMKMLETREAGLAAIGGAAAGCGCK
- a CDS encoding NCS2 family permease, whose amino-acid sequence is MKNFFRFEELGTSYKTETLAGVTTFMTMAYIIVVNPAILSHAFGAKMSFEAVMAATCIASAVATVVMALWAKYPIALAPGMGLNAFFSFEICNMIAALQAQHQVAEGVEPWKIALGMVFMSGCLFLLLTFLKVREMIVNSVPNALKHGIACGIGLFIAFIGLEEAGIITSHPVTFVQLGKLAEPATILAIIGLAITLGLMAMRVRGSILIGLVATGLLGIPFGIVHFEGVISAPPQPTAFFQMDLGHAFSFYFITPILMLLFFDMFDTIGTLIGVGQKGGMLVDGKLPRATQALAADAIGTIVGATTGTSTVTSYIESAAGVAEGGRTGFASLVTAALFLVAMFFTPLVKMFGASVPSSLNPEIFLRPVTAPALITVGFLMMSSIRHIDWNDITEGGPAFLTVLTMPLTFSISHGFAIGFISYPLLKAAAGKAKEVPGLVWGLMAIFLARYVFLPIHL